A window from Pyrococcus yayanosii CH1 encodes these proteins:
- a CDS encoding sodium-dependent transporter: MEQRDRWATKIGLILAMAGNAIGLGNFVRFPTQVAGNGGGAFMVPYFAALFLLGIPVMWVEWVQGRYGGKYGHGTLGPTFYLMARESLKPKSALIFGLIGGALAFATTTLLNSYYLHLIGWSAAYSWFSITGAYFGKNTAEFFGNYLTNHAQVFLFWGITVVLLGIAVGQGVSKGIERWVKVMMPLLYVFAIILVIYVFALGSPLGDPNWSTIKGFEFIWSPNWSYLREHLYEVLLAASGQIFFTLSLGMGIIQNYASYLGPDDDVALSGLATVSLNEFAEVVLGGSIAVPLAVAYAPKIVPPEVLAQGSTETLNWIAGEFGLGFSYTSLPNIFVEMGTAGRFFGALWFLLLWFAGFTSAIAMYNYLTALLEEDLNIKRSTGTWIVFALYFILGLPVVYIDGYLDQVDAWISFQLALLALFDIIVAVWLFKPDNFWEELHRGAYIRVPGFYKWITMIVAPIFLIFPLAGTFTDLIGKTLGWPARIAILAMLLIGAVETYYAIKKKYGEELEKNEVIIKV; encoded by the coding sequence ATGGAGCAGAGAGATAGGTGGGCAACCAAGATTGGACTGATTTTAGCGATGGCAGGAAATGCCATAGGCCTCGGTAACTTCGTCAGGTTTCCAACCCAGGTTGCCGGCAACGGTGGCGGCGCCTTCATGGTGCCCTACTTCGCGGCGCTGTTCCTCCTCGGAATCCCGGTGATGTGGGTTGAGTGGGTTCAGGGACGGTATGGCGGTAAGTATGGCCACGGAACCCTTGGTCCAACCTTCTATCTCATGGCCAGAGAGAGTCTCAAGCCCAAGAGCGCTCTGATATTCGGTCTCATCGGCGGTGCCCTTGCATTTGCCACGACCACGCTCCTCAACAGCTACTACCTGCACCTGATAGGCTGGTCTGCAGCCTACTCCTGGTTCAGCATAACTGGAGCATACTTTGGCAAGAACACCGCCGAATTCTTCGGCAACTATCTCACCAATCACGCCCAGGTGTTCCTCTTCTGGGGCATAACGGTTGTCTTGCTCGGCATAGCCGTTGGCCAGGGTGTCAGCAAGGGTATAGAGCGTTGGGTTAAGGTCATGATGCCGCTTCTCTATGTGTTCGCAATAATCCTCGTTATATACGTCTTCGCCCTTGGCTCTCCCCTCGGCGATCCAAATTGGAGCACCATCAAGGGCTTCGAGTTCATCTGGAGCCCCAACTGGTCCTATCTGAGGGAACACCTCTACGAGGTCCTCCTGGCGGCCAGCGGACAGATATTCTTCACGTTATCCCTTGGAATGGGTATCATTCAGAACTACGCCAGCTACCTTGGTCCCGACGACGACGTGGCCTTGAGCGGTCTCGCGACTGTTTCGCTCAATGAGTTCGCTGAAGTTGTTCTCGGTGGCTCCATAGCCGTTCCGCTTGCCGTCGCCTACGCCCCGAAGATAGTCCCGCCTGAGGTCCTCGCCCAGGGCAGCACCGAGACCCTCAACTGGATAGCGGGCGAGTTCGGGCTTGGATTCTCGTACACCAGCCTGCCCAACATATTCGTCGAGATGGGCACCGCAGGAAGGTTCTTTGGAGCGCTATGGTTCCTCCTGCTATGGTTCGCCGGCTTCACCTCGGCCATAGCCATGTATAACTACCTCACAGCTCTCCTCGAGGAGGACCTCAACATCAAGAGAAGCACCGGAACATGGATAGTCTTTGCGCTGTACTTTATTCTTGGCCTGCCCGTGGTTTACATCGACGGCTACCTCGACCAGGTCGATGCTTGGATAAGCTTCCAGCTGGCACTACTGGCGCTCTTCGACATAATAGTGGCGGTGTGGCTCTTCAAGCCCGACAACTTCTGGGAGGAGCTCCACAGGGGCGCCTACATCAGGGTGCCAGGATTCTACAAGTGGATCACCATGATCGTGGCACCAATATTCCTGATATTCCCGCTTGCAGGAACATTCACAGACCTCATTGGCAAAACTCTTGGCTGGCCCGCCAGGATCGCCATTTTGGCGATGCTCCTCATAGGGGCCGTGGAGACCTACTACGCCATCAAGAAGAAGTACGGCGAGGAGCTCGAGAAGAACGAGGTCATAATAAAGGTGTGA
- a CDS encoding RsmB/NOP family class I SAM-dependent RNA methyltransferase translates to MIEKLFSLGYSKTFAERYYELWGERALKIAEAMEKPLPRCFRVNTLRISVPELTKRLNKKGFQFKRVPWAREGFCLTREPFSITSTPEYLSGLLYIQEASSMYPPVALDPKPGEVVADMASAPGGKTSYMAQLMKNEGIIYAFDVGEERLKETRLNISRLGVTNVVLFHKSALYIDELGIEFDRILLDAPCTGSGTIHKNPERKWNRALDDIKFCQKLQMRLLERGLDVLKPGGILVYSTCSLEPEENEFVIQWVLDNFDVELLPLKYGEPALRRPFGIELSEEIAKARRFYPDRHGTSGFFVAKIKKL, encoded by the coding sequence ATGATTGAGAAACTCTTCTCCCTTGGCTACTCCAAGACCTTCGCCGAGCGTTACTATGAGCTCTGGGGTGAGAGGGCCTTAAAGATAGCCGAAGCTATGGAGAAGCCCCTGCCGAGGTGCTTCCGCGTCAACACTCTCCGCATAAGTGTTCCCGAGCTCACCAAGAGGCTCAACAAGAAGGGCTTCCAGTTCAAAAGGGTCCCCTGGGCAAGGGAGGGTTTCTGTCTAACGAGGGAACCCTTCTCGATAACTTCGACACCGGAATACCTGAGTGGTCTCCTCTACATTCAGGAAGCGAGCTCGATGTATCCGCCCGTTGCCCTCGACCCCAAGCCTGGAGAAGTCGTTGCCGACATGGCCTCTGCCCCGGGTGGGAAGACTTCTTACATGGCCCAGCTGATGAAGAACGAAGGCATCATTTACGCCTTCGACGTTGGTGAGGAAAGGCTGAAGGAGACGAGGTTGAACATCTCCAGATTGGGCGTCACAAACGTGGTGCTCTTCCACAAGTCGGCCCTTTACATAGACGAGCTGGGTATTGAGTTCGACAGAATACTTCTCGATGCTCCATGCACGGGCTCAGGAACGATACATAAGAATCCAGAGAGGAAGTGGAACAGGGCCTTGGACGACATAAAGTTCTGCCAAAAGCTCCAGATGAGGTTGCTTGAGAGGGGACTTGATGTCCTCAAGCCGGGAGGCATCTTGGTTTACTCGACGTGCTCCCTTGAACCGGAAGAGAACGAGTTCGTAATCCAGTGGGTCCTCGATAACTTTGACGTTGAGTTGTTGCCCCTTAAATACGGAGAGCCCGCCCTGAGGAGGCCCTTCGGCATTGAGCTCAGCGAGGAAATCGCGAAGGCGAGAAGATTCTATCCGGACAGACACGGGACGAGTGGCTTCTTCGTCGCAAAAATAAAGAAGCTCTAG
- the rpiA gene encoding ribose-5-phosphate isomerase RpiA has translation MDVEELKKLVAREALKFIEDDMVIGLGTGSTTAYFIRYLGQMIERGQLEDVYGVPTSHQARLLALEHGIPVVSLDEVDAIDVAVDGADEVDPSLNLIKGRGAALTMEKIIEYRAGTFVVLVDEGKLVEYLGKKMPVPIEVIPAAWKAIKEELEIFNARAELRMGIRKDGPVVTENGNFILDAWFERIDDPLDMEIELNTIPGVVENGIFADIADIVLVGTRDGVKRLER, from the coding sequence ATGGACGTTGAGGAGCTCAAGAAGCTCGTTGCGAGAGAGGCCCTGAAGTTCATAGAGGATGACATGGTCATTGGCCTCGGCACCGGTTCGACGACAGCCTACTTCATCCGCTACCTCGGCCAGATGATAGAGAGAGGTCAGCTGGAAGACGTTTACGGCGTACCAACCTCCCACCAGGCGCGCCTTCTCGCCCTGGAGCATGGGATCCCCGTAGTATCCCTCGATGAGGTGGATGCGATAGACGTTGCGGTTGATGGGGCCGATGAGGTAGATCCGAGCCTTAACCTCATAAAGGGGCGCGGCGCCGCGTTGACAATGGAGAAGATAATCGAGTACAGGGCCGGGACATTTGTCGTTCTCGTAGACGAGGGCAAGCTCGTCGAATACCTTGGCAAGAAGATGCCAGTTCCAATAGAGGTAATCCCGGCCGCATGGAAGGCCATAAAGGAGGAGCTTGAAATTTTCAACGCAAGGGCTGAGCTCAGGATGGGCATCAGAAAGGATGGACCCGTCGTTACGGAGAATGGTAACTTCATCCTTGACGCGTGGTTCGAGCGCATAGACGACCCTCTGGACATGGAAATAGAGCTTAACACGATTCCTGGCGTCGTTGAAAATGGAATATTTGCCGACATAGCCGACATAGTTCTCGTCGGGACGAGGGATGGCGTTAAAAGGTTGGAGAGATGA
- a CDS encoding metallophosphoesterase has product MRLFRKVLPKELLEPGKKLMHVSDTPESIYPFLEDLIEKVKPNIIVHTGDLADNIKLERKPWLREEYRRAVQRLIGILGRFGALVYLVPGNEDDIEVLRELSPDFILVRPGTVLEIGPFQVALGHRAEDVKDVDADFKLYGHNFKLIERGLNGVLNVNFILLPEGKVIKVNYPQGTNHDRGYRLLRVL; this is encoded by the coding sequence ATGCGGCTGTTCAGAAAGGTGCTCCCGAAGGAGTTGCTCGAACCCGGAAAAAAGCTTATGCACGTCAGCGACACGCCTGAAAGTATTTACCCTTTCTTGGAGGACCTAATTGAGAAAGTCAAGCCAAATATCATAGTTCACACCGGTGACCTTGCCGACAACATAAAGCTGGAGAGGAAGCCTTGGCTGAGGGAGGAATACAGGAGGGCCGTTCAAAGGCTAATTGGAATACTCGGACGTTTTGGGGCCTTGGTGTATCTGGTCCCGGGTAACGAGGACGATATCGAAGTTCTGAGGGAGCTGTCGCCGGATTTTATCCTTGTAAGGCCAGGCACTGTGCTTGAGATTGGACCCTTTCAGGTGGCCCTTGGGCATAGGGCTGAAGATGTCAAAGATGTCGACGCCGACTTCAAACTCTACGGTCACAACTTCAAACTCATCGAGAGGGGCCTTAACGGGGTTTTGAACGTCAACTTCATACTTCTACCGGAGGGAAAGGTAATAAAGGTTAATTATCCACAGGGTACAAACCATGATAGAGGATACAGGCTCCTGAGGGTGTTGTGA
- a CDS encoding 16S rRNA methyltransferase, translating into MKKRLHLIIADAELETVPESIRDHPAIVNYARRRKKRPERIILDSTYHHAALRNLEDGERRGRPDIVHVCLLNALDSILNKEDRLRVYVHTRNDYVIYVDPETRLPRNYNRFIGLMESLFEKGAVPEDLKLLRLERKTLGELIEEINADAVFVMHENGNFMEPKHFGKLLTQFWKPVVVVGGFPHGDFRSKIEGVKVRLYKEPLMAWTIVNEVIVSYEWEIL; encoded by the coding sequence ATGAAGAAGAGACTGCACCTGATAATTGCGGACGCCGAGCTCGAGACGGTCCCGGAGAGCATCAGGGATCATCCCGCCATCGTAAACTACGCCAGGCGAAGAAAGAAGCGGCCCGAGCGTATTATCCTAGATTCCACGTATCACCACGCGGCCCTCAGGAACCTCGAGGATGGGGAGAGGAGAGGCAGGCCTGATATAGTCCATGTATGCCTTCTTAATGCCCTCGATAGTATCCTAAACAAGGAGGACAGGCTGAGAGTCTACGTCCACACGAGGAATGACTATGTAATCTACGTTGATCCTGAGACAAGACTCCCCAGGAACTACAACAGATTCATAGGACTTATGGAGAGCCTTTTCGAAAAGGGAGCAGTTCCTGAAGACCTGAAGCTCCTGAGGCTGGAGAGGAAAACGCTGGGAGAGCTCATAGAGGAGATAAACGCGGACGCCGTGTTCGTGATGCACGAGAACGGAAACTTCATGGAACCCAAGCACTTTGGGAAGTTATTGACTCAGTTCTGGAAGCCCGTTGTTGTAGTGGGAGGATTCCCGCACGGCGACTTCAGAAGCAAGATTGAAGGTGTCAAAGTACGCCTGTACAAGGAACCGTTGATGGCGTGGACGATAGTAAACGAGGTAATAGTCTCCTACGAGTGGGAGATACTTTGA
- a CDS encoding sodium-dependent transporter, which produces MRKLNLYFAFIVIAYTVGIWTFTVTPKVLMLLGLKGAVLMLAFTLVAAAAIVLQISSINATKYRVHEYLVKVARFPSISIIMISFLLVVTAVIGHYTGEALAKALNTNIAIFGILSILLVALLLLMARGRTLQLIVIVSVLFVILAVLSAVFLHSKVDEVVVDRASRTYLTATFDAMKSFEAPLKLSSVVQVFLVSILSFGLGVGFYYVLGTFMPPDLDIKKVLAIVILLQVMLSLVAALVVAYSIAISHQAYSTAFKTRDPWEAQEIYEKYFLPLLKYRQSEDIKIIYSVEAIYLIPDVLRTTKLEGGEGIITFLMLSLFLAGFTTLLLLIEGGAQIAADVFQINRRNSIAVITALSSILTGLTAIPSIKVVLTTVVVIMIPVFAAVELLPVMRARGIWGASKGATAVLVAIFIALWLPAVITVARIREEAVMLGIALGLVLLVPLLFNGVLVKSGKR; this is translated from the coding sequence ATGAGAAAACTGAACCTGTACTTCGCCTTTATAGTTATAGCGTACACGGTAGGTATATGGACGTTCACGGTTACACCAAAGGTCCTTATGCTTCTAGGCCTTAAAGGCGCCGTGCTAATGCTTGCCTTTACGCTCGTGGCCGCAGCGGCAATCGTGCTCCAGATTTCCAGCATAAATGCCACCAAATACAGAGTCCACGAATACCTGGTGAAGGTCGCAAGGTTTCCATCGATATCAATAATCATGATATCCTTCCTGTTAGTCGTGACGGCCGTCATTGGACACTACACGGGGGAGGCCCTCGCCAAAGCCCTTAACACCAACATCGCGATTTTCGGTATACTCTCGATTTTATTGGTCGCCCTGCTTCTCCTGATGGCAAGGGGCAGGACCCTTCAGCTGATAGTCATAGTCTCTGTACTTTTCGTAATCCTTGCCGTGTTATCAGCTGTATTCCTTCATTCGAAGGTTGATGAGGTCGTCGTAGATAGAGCATCCCGAACGTACTTGACGGCGACTTTCGATGCAATGAAATCATTTGAAGCACCCCTCAAGCTTTCAAGTGTCGTTCAGGTGTTCTTAGTATCTATACTCAGCTTCGGACTGGGCGTCGGATTCTACTACGTCCTCGGAACATTCATGCCCCCAGACCTAGATATTAAAAAGGTGCTCGCGATAGTCATACTTCTCCAAGTCATGCTGAGCCTCGTTGCTGCCCTCGTCGTTGCCTACTCAATCGCAATATCTCACCAAGCTTATTCAACGGCTTTCAAGACCCGCGACCCATGGGAAGCCCAGGAGATATACGAGAAGTACTTCCTGCCCCTTCTCAAGTACAGGCAGTCCGAGGATATTAAGATCATATACTCCGTGGAGGCAATATACCTTATCCCCGATGTCCTCAGGACGACGAAGCTGGAAGGCGGAGAGGGCATAATAACATTCCTTATGCTGTCCCTTTTCCTGGCTGGATTCACGACGCTTCTCCTGCTGATAGAGGGAGGAGCACAAATCGCGGCCGACGTGTTCCAGATAAACAGGAGAAACAGCATAGCAGTGATAACCGCGCTGAGCAGCATTCTAACGGGCCTAACGGCTATTCCCAGCATAAAAGTTGTTCTCACAACGGTAGTCGTTATCATGATCCCAGTGTTCGCAGCGGTGGAGCTACTTCCCGTGATGCGGGCAAGAGGAATTTGGGGAGCCTCAAAGGGAGCTACTGCAGTGTTGGTAGCAATATTCATAGCACTCTGGCTTCCAGCAGTCATAACAGTCGCCAGAATTAGAGAGGAAGCAGTTATGCTGGGGATAGCCCTCGGTCTCGTGCTGCTCGTTCCACTCCTCTTCAACGGGGTACTTGTGAAGTCGGGGAAAAGGTAG
- a CDS encoding translation initiation factor IF-5A — translation MGDKTKVQVSKLKPGRYIIIDDEPCRIVNITVSSPGKHGSAKARIEAVGIFDGKVRSIVKPTSAEVDVPIIDKRTGQVIAITPDTVQIMDMETYEIFEVPIETGVEEEVKGQLKEGINVEYWETLGRIKIMRIKGESE, via the coding sequence ATGGGAGACAAGACGAAGGTTCAGGTGAGCAAGCTCAAGCCGGGCAGGTACATCATAATAGACGACGAGCCCTGCAGAATAGTCAACATAACAGTCTCCTCCCCGGGCAAGCACGGTTCGGCCAAGGCTAGGATCGAAGCCGTCGGAATCTTCGACGGTAAGGTCAGGAGCATCGTCAAGCCGACAAGCGCCGAGGTTGACGTCCCGATAATCGACAAGAGGACAGGCCAGGTCATAGCCATAACCCCCGACACCGTCCAGATAATGGACATGGAGACCTATGAGATATTCGAGGTCCCCATAGAGACGGGCGTCGAGGAGGAGGTCAAGGGACAGCTCAAAGAGGGAATAAACGTCGAGTACTGGGAGACTCTAGGCAGGATAAAGATAATGAGGATAAAGGGCGAAAGCGAGTGA
- a CDS encoding RNA 2'-phosphotransferase has product MPPRVKVSKLMAYILRHSPWEFGLEPEEGGFVPILELVRALRKVYPDVTEELVREIVERDAKGRYEIRGDKIRARYGHSFEVRLNHEEDRESRVLYHGTPRRNLRSIMREGLKPMKRQFVHLTTSKSEALETGRRHGKDVVLLIIDADCLRKRGLRIYKAGKNVRIVEHVPPDCIILEKN; this is encoded by the coding sequence ATGCCGCCGAGGGTTAAGGTCAGCAAGCTAATGGCCTACATCCTGCGGCATTCCCCTTGGGAGTTCGGCCTTGAGCCTGAGGAGGGCGGCTTTGTGCCAATTTTGGAACTCGTCAGGGCCCTAAGAAAAGTCTATCCAGACGTCACGGAGGAGCTCGTAAGGGAGATAGTTGAGAGGGACGCAAAGGGGCGCTACGAGATTAGAGGAGACAAAATCCGCGCCCGCTACGGTCACAGCTTTGAAGTCAGGCTCAACCATGAAGAAGATAGGGAGTCAAGAGTCCTCTACCATGGGACGCCGCGTAGAAACTTGAGGAGCATTATGCGCGAGGGCCTCAAGCCGATGAAAAGGCAGTTCGTCCATCTAACAACGAGCAAAAGCGAGGCCCTTGAAACCGGCAGGAGGCACGGGAAGGATGTGGTTCTTCTGATAATTGACGCCGACTGCCTGAGGAAAAGGGGGCTGAGGATTTACAAGGCCGGGAAGAACGTCAGGATAGTGGAGCACGTTCCACCAGATTGCATAATCCTAGAAAAGAATTAA
- a CDS encoding M48 family metalloprotease: MPEDLRRELLRFCLENGVKVKDIVVKRARYPNAMVTGVLPGRRYIILTTALLENFEMDEIKAIIAHEIGHIKGRHLLIRMLLTAGWFLFWVGLTCAVPGLRKMLFQSTFGFLTVFILALLLWDYVI, translated from the coding sequence TTGCCTGAAGACCTTAGAAGAGAGCTTCTTCGTTTCTGCCTTGAGAACGGCGTCAAAGTAAAGGATATAGTTGTCAAGAGGGCCAGGTATCCGAACGCGATGGTTACGGGAGTACTGCCCGGAAGGAGGTACATAATACTCACCACGGCACTTCTTGAGAACTTTGAAATGGATGAGATTAAGGCGATAATCGCACACGAAATCGGACATATAAAGGGGAGACACCTCCTGATAAGGATGCTCCTCACAGCTGGGTGGTTCCTCTTCTGGGTGGGGCTCACCTGTGCCGTTCCCGGCCTCAGGAAAATGCTGTTCCAGAGCACGTTTGGGTTCCTTACCGTTTTCATTCTGGCACTGCTCCTTTGGGATTATGTTATATAA
- a CDS encoding NAD(P)/FAD-dependent oxidoreductase, with the protein MKIVVIGSGTAGSNFALFMRKLDRKAEIIVIGKEPTMQYSPCALPHVISGTIEKPEDVIVFPNEFYERQRIKLMLNTEAKAIDRERKVVITEKGEVPYDKLVLAVGSRAFIPPIKGVENEGVFTLKSLDDVRKIKAYITEKKPKRAVVIGAGLIGLEGAEAFAKLGIEVLVVELMDRLMPTMLDRDMATLVQKEMEKHGVSFRFGVGVSEIIGSPVKAVKIGDEEVEADLVLVATGVRANVDLAKKAGLEVNRGIVVNEHLQTSDPNIYAIGDCAEVVDAATGQRILSQLGTSAVRMAKVAAEHIAGKDVSFRPVFNTAITELFGLEIGTFGMTEERAKKEGVEIVVGKFKGSTKPEYYPGGKPITVKVIFRKSDRKLIGAQIVGGERVWGRIMTLSALAQKGATVEDLVYLETAYAPPISPTIDPITVAAEMALRRFR; encoded by the coding sequence ATGAAGATCGTCGTCATTGGTTCTGGAACCGCTGGAAGCAACTTCGCCCTCTTCATGAGAAAGCTCGACAGGAAGGCGGAAATCATCGTCATCGGAAAGGAACCAACGATGCAGTACTCTCCCTGCGCCCTTCCGCACGTGATAAGCGGAACCATAGAAAAGCCCGAAGACGTCATCGTGTTCCCGAACGAGTTCTACGAGAGGCAGAGAATAAAGCTCATGCTGAACACCGAAGCGAAGGCAATAGACAGGGAGAGGAAAGTTGTAATAACTGAGAAGGGCGAAGTTCCCTACGACAAACTCGTTTTGGCCGTGGGTTCAAGGGCTTTTATCCCGCCGATAAAGGGCGTCGAGAACGAGGGTGTGTTCACCCTTAAGAGCCTCGACGATGTGCGCAAAATTAAGGCTTACATCACCGAGAAGAAGCCGAAAAGAGCAGTTGTCATAGGTGCTGGCCTAATCGGCCTTGAAGGCGCGGAAGCCTTCGCGAAGCTTGGGATAGAGGTCCTCGTCGTCGAGCTGATGGACAGATTAATGCCCACGATGCTTGACAGGGATATGGCGACCCTCGTCCAGAAGGAGATGGAGAAGCACGGCGTTTCCTTCCGCTTCGGCGTTGGCGTAAGTGAGATCATTGGAAGTCCCGTTAAAGCAGTCAAAATCGGGGATGAAGAAGTAGAAGCTGACCTCGTCCTAGTTGCCACAGGTGTTAGGGCTAACGTTGACCTCGCCAAAAAAGCGGGCCTTGAGGTAAACCGCGGAATAGTAGTCAATGAGCACCTGCAGACAAGCGACCCCAACATCTATGCAATAGGGGACTGCGCTGAGGTCGTTGACGCCGCAACAGGCCAGAGAATCCTCAGTCAGCTGGGCACGAGCGCCGTCAGGATGGCCAAGGTAGCGGCGGAGCACATAGCGGGAAAGGACGTCTCCTTCAGGCCGGTCTTCAACACAGCTATTACAGAGCTCTTTGGCCTCGAAATAGGCACTTTCGGAATGACAGAGGAGAGGGCCAAGAAAGAGGGCGTTGAAATAGTTGTCGGCAAGTTCAAGGGCTCAACTAAGCCAGAGTACTACCCCGGTGGAAAGCCGATAACGGTCAAGGTCATCTTCAGGAAGTCCGACAGAAAGCTCATCGGCGCCCAGATAGTCGGCGGGGAAAGGGTGTGGGGAAGGATAATGACGCTCTCAGCTTTGGCCCAGAAAGGCGCAACTGTTGAAGACCTCGTTTACCTTGAGACAGCTTATGCTCCTCCGATAAGCCCGACTATTGATCCGATAACAGTTGCAGCGGAGATGGCTTTGAGAAGGTTCAGGTGA
- a CDS encoding protoporphyrinogen/coproporphyrinogen oxidase: protein MRVVVVGAGLGGLLTAAFLARAGHDVTILEKAPFVGGRFTNLPYRGFQLSTGALHMVPHGKDGPLAHLLRLLGARVEIVNSSPKGMIFYRGKLIHYREGWKLLSLREKARAVKLLAEIRAGRMPKGEEAVMPADEWITERIGDNEFVMAFLESFAGWADSVSLSQLPALELAKEIRAALLWGGPGLIRGGCKAVTEELARIVREAGGRILLGKKAVEIDHENKRVITEDGEEFPYDILVSNVGMRETVELMGRENFGRDFLKRLDSMEPAEGIKYNLAIPGKGGIGNTVVFTPGFSINGVNEPSSLDPGLAPEGYSLVMAHQALFERNVKAAIRKGREELAEIFPGAEVIMVQVYRGSNPVNRVRAGMHLEFPLSDVYVVGDSYRPPGGIEVDGIALGVMRVLERIGVGEFQGWEL, encoded by the coding sequence ATGAGGGTTGTGGTTGTGGGGGCTGGCCTTGGAGGCCTGCTCACGGCGGCGTTCCTCGCGAGGGCGGGTCATGATGTGACCATTCTTGAGAAGGCCCCCTTCGTAGGTGGCCGCTTCACCAACCTCCCCTACAGGGGCTTCCAGCTCTCCACGGGCGCGCTCCACATGGTCCCGCACGGGAAGGATGGACCGCTAGCTCACCTCCTCCGTCTCCTTGGGGCGAGAGTCGAGATAGTTAATTCGAGCCCAAAAGGAATGATATTCTACCGGGGGAAGCTGATACATTATAGGGAAGGCTGGAAGCTCCTGAGCCTCAGGGAGAAGGCAAGAGCTGTGAAGCTCCTCGCCGAGATAAGGGCTGGCAGAATGCCAAAAGGTGAAGAAGCCGTCATGCCAGCTGATGAATGGATAACGGAGCGTATAGGGGACAACGAGTTCGTCATGGCCTTCTTGGAAAGCTTTGCCGGATGGGCCGATAGCGTTTCTTTATCCCAGCTCCCAGCCCTTGAGCTTGCCAAGGAGATAAGGGCCGCCCTCCTTTGGGGAGGGCCGGGCCTAATAAGGGGTGGCTGTAAGGCTGTTACCGAGGAGCTGGCCAGGATAGTGAGGGAAGCCGGTGGGCGGATACTCCTCGGGAAGAAGGCCGTTGAGATAGACCACGAAAACAAGCGGGTGATAACCGAGGACGGGGAAGAATTCCCCTACGACATCCTCGTCTCGAACGTTGGGATGAGGGAGACGGTGGAGCTCATGGGCAGGGAGAATTTCGGCCGGGACTTCCTCAAACGGCTCGACTCTATGGAGCCTGCGGAGGGTATAAAGTACAACCTGGCCATTCCTGGAAAGGGGGGGATAGGGAACACCGTCGTGTTCACGCCTGGCTTCTCAATCAATGGAGTTAATGAGCCTTCCTCCCTGGACCCAGGTCTTGCCCCCGAGGGGTACTCTCTCGTGATGGCCCACCAAGCCCTCTTCGAGAGAAACGTTAAGGCGGCGATAAGGAAGGGCAGGGAGGAGCTTGCCGAGATTTTCCCTGGGGCGGAGGTCATCATGGTCCAGGTTTACAGGGGTAGCAACCCGGTGAACAGAGTGCGGGCCGGCATGCACCTGGAGTTTCCCTTATCCGACGTGTATGTTGTCGGCGATTCTTATAGGCCGCCCGGTGGGATAGAGGTAGATGGCATTGCTCTCGGTGTCATGAGGGTTCTGGAGAGGATAGGTGTTGGGGAATTTCAGGGCTGGGAGCTCTAA
- the coaD gene encoding phosphopantetheine adenylyltransferase codes for MKFRKVVVGGTFDRLHLGHKALLRKAFEVGKYVYIGLTADEIIKQKPYAERILPYELRLRDLLKFLDANGYRNYRIIKIYSAIGFTTKIKSLEAIVVSEETYKGAILVNRARQELGLRPLEIVVIPIIRSKLGQKISSSLIRAGLIDPFGNPIKG; via the coding sequence ATGAAGTTCAGAAAGGTCGTCGTTGGGGGAACCTTCGACAGGCTCCATCTCGGTCACAAGGCCCTGTTGAGGAAGGCCTTCGAGGTCGGGAAGTACGTTTACATAGGGCTCACGGCGGACGAGATTATCAAGCAGAAGCCCTACGCTGAGAGGATACTTCCCTACGAGCTCCGCCTCAGGGACCTACTCAAATTTCTCGACGCGAACGGCTACCGGAACTACAGAATAATCAAGATATACAGCGCGATAGGCTTCACAACGAAGATTAAGAGCCTCGAGGCCATAGTTGTGAGCGAGGAAACATACAAGGGAGCCATACTCGTCAACAGGGCAAGGCAGGAGCTCGGTCTGAGACCCCTCGAGATAGTGGTAATCCCCATCATAAGGAGCAAACTTGGGCAAAAAATAAGCTCCTCCCTCATACGGGCCGGTCTTATAGACCCTTTCGGCAACCCGATTAAGGGGTGA